A genomic region of Xyrauchen texanus isolate HMW12.3.18 chromosome 29, RBS_HiC_50CHRs, whole genome shotgun sequence contains the following coding sequences:
- the LOC127623411 gene encoding ras association domain-containing protein 9-like, protein MAPFGRNLLKARLKNRSKVAEETLGKEIQVLVCQEEKVVCGVTKHTTCADVVKALLEDHKTIPEIKRLLHGEPKDFCILERWKGFERALPPLTRILRLWNAWGDERPFIQFVLVKTSEFVPSSKGTKRISKSRGTRSKRRDQGPAQYAKTVSAEKQKRMVKKVFRKLEKIQKGEISEGSEEINKLVQLIISQDQTIWQQIHGMHNLDLEIESVAQQLRNSPTPHSSLTESADGESMTLSMSQFDDHLQEYLYTSDGIEQLELHVCRHRELINQLSQDIELELKHSPWISDSDDMKGAAAASPELKLELGLSLTSSDLLELESLRNELESSMQAGLWLHAQTNEIEKELQRNKTALQSRDQEYQHLVAQLSALELGACPDQSSPASLKSQIRATVSQQIVTKVRQTCPPNATDTDSDTGISSTHSQDSLSPCVDRSPPLDSDV, encoded by the coding sequence GTCTAAGGTTGCAGAAGAAACCCTAGGGAAAGAAATCCAGGTGCTGGTATGTCAGGAAGAAAAAGTAGTCTGTGGTGTTACCAAGCACACAACCTGCGCTGATGTGGTTAAGGCTTTATTGGAAGACCACAAAACTATACCAGAGATTAAGAGGCTTTTACATGGAGAACCTAAAGACTTCTGCATCCTGGAGAGGTGGAAGGGATTTGAGAGGGCTTTGCCTCCTCTCACTCGAATTCTCCGGCTTTGGAACGCTTGGGGTGATGAGAGACCTTTCATACAGTTTGTCCTGGTAAAGACCAGTGAATTTGTGCCGTCATCCAAGGGAACTAAGAGGATATCGAAGTCTCGGGGAACAAGATCTAAGAGACGGGACCAGGGACCTGCACAGTATGCCAAGACTGTGTCTGCAGAGAAGCAAAAGCGCATGGTGAAGAAGGTCTTTCGCAAACTGGAGAAGATCCAGAAAGGAGAGATATCAGAAGGCTCTGAAGAGATCAACAAGTTGGTGCAGTTGATCATCTCCCAGGACCAGACCATTTGGCAACAGATTCACGGGATGCATAACCTAGACCTGGAGATTGAAAGTGTGGCGCAACAGCTGAGGAACAGCCCCACACCTCACTCCAGTCTCACTGAGAGTGCAGACGGTGAGTCAATGACACTGTCCATGTCCCAATTTGACGACCACCTGCAGGAGTACCTCTACACCAGTGATGGAATAGAGCAACTAGAACTACATGTGTGCAGACACCGAGAACTCATTAACCAGCTTTCCCAAGACATTGAATTGGAGCTGAAGCACAGTCCTTGGATCTCTGATTCAGATGATATGAAAGGAGCAGCAGCTGCTAGTCCTGAACTGAAGCTGGAATTGGGCCTTTCCTTGACCTCCTCAGATCTTTTGGAGCTGGAAAGCTTACGCAATGAACTTGAGTCTAGCATGCAAGCAGGGCTCTGGCTCCATGCCCAAACCAATGAAATCGAGAAGGAACTACAGCGGAACAAAACAGCCCTGCAATCCCGGGACCAAGAATACCAGCATCTTGTTGCTCAACTCAGTGCACTGGAGCTGGGGGCCTGTCCAGACCAATCTAGCCCTGCATCTTTGAAGAGCCAGATCAGGGCTACTGTCTCTCAACAAATAGTCACCAAGGTGAGACAGACATGCCCCCCTAATGCAACAGACACAGATTCAGACACTGGGATAAGCTCTACTCACAGTCAGGACTCACTGTCCCCCTGTGTGGACAGGTCACCTCCTCTGGACTCTGATGTTTAA